A stretch of Flavobacterium sp. N1994 DNA encodes these proteins:
- the trpB gene encoding tryptophan synthase subunit beta — MSTRYNVNEKGFYGDFGGAFIPEMLYPNVEELRQQYLSITAENSFQEEFHSLLKEYVGRPTPLYFAKRLSEQFKAKIYLKREDLCHTGAHKINNTIGQILLAKRLNKTRIIAETGAGQHGVATATVCALMGLQCIVYMGEIDIERQAPNVARMKMLGAEVRPASSGSKTLKDATNEAIRDWISNPLDTFYIIGSVVGPHPYPDMVARFQSVISEEIKSQLLEKENRENPDYVIACVGGGSNAAGAFYHFLENENVKLIAVEAAGKGIDSGESAATSVLGKIGVIHGSKTLLMQTNDGQITEPYSISAGLDYPGVGPMHANLYQTQRAEFIAITDDDAMQAGIELAKTEGIIPAIESAHAFAVLKYKKFQPNDIVVINLSGRGDKDLNTYINYFKL, encoded by the coding sequence ATGAGCACAAGATACAATGTAAATGAAAAAGGTTTCTATGGCGACTTTGGAGGTGCTTTCATTCCGGAAATGCTTTATCCAAATGTAGAGGAGTTACGCCAACAATATCTCTCTATCACAGCAGAGAATAGCTTTCAAGAGGAATTTCATTCGCTTCTCAAAGAATATGTTGGTCGGCCAACCCCTTTATATTTTGCTAAACGATTATCGGAACAATTTAAGGCTAAAATCTATTTAAAAAGAGAAGATTTATGCCATACAGGAGCGCATAAAATCAACAACACTATCGGACAGATACTTTTAGCCAAACGTTTAAACAAAACCCGCATAATAGCCGAAACGGGCGCAGGACAACATGGAGTAGCAACCGCCACGGTTTGTGCTTTAATGGGATTGCAATGTATTGTCTATATGGGAGAAATTGATATTGAACGTCAGGCGCCAAATGTAGCCCGAATGAAAATGCTTGGAGCCGAAGTTCGCCCGGCAAGCTCTGGATCTAAAACGCTTAAAGATGCTACTAATGAAGCGATTCGTGATTGGATTAGCAATCCTTTAGATACTTTTTACATTATTGGTTCAGTGGTCGGACCTCATCCTTACCCTGATATGGTGGCCCGATTTCAAAGTGTAATTTCAGAAGAAATTAAAAGTCAGTTACTTGAAAAAGAAAATCGAGAAAATCCTGATTATGTGATTGCATGTGTTGGTGGCGGAAGTAATGCTGCCGGAGCATTTTATCATTTTTTAGAGAATGAAAATGTAAAATTAATAGCTGTAGAAGCGGCAGGAAAAGGAATTGATTCAGGAGAAAGTGCCGCCACTTCTGTTTTAGGTAAAATTGGTGTTATTCATGGAAGCAAAACATTACTAATGCAAACAAATGATGGACAAATCACCGAACCTTATTCGATTTCAGCAGGATTAGACTATCCTGGTGTTGGCCCCATGCATGCTAATTTATACCAGACCCAAAGAGCCGAATTTATAGCTATTACAGATGATGACGCCATGCAAGCCGGAATTGAATTAGCTAAAACAGAAGGCATCATTCCAGCTATAGAAAGCGCCCATGCCTTTGCCGTTTTGAAGTACAAAAAGTTCCAGCCAAATGATATTGTAGTAATCAATTTATCAGGTCGTGGCGATAAGGATTTGAATACTTATATCAATTATTTTAAACTATAA
- a CDS encoding phosphoribosylanthranilate isomerase: MKFPKNITEIAALQPDYLGFIFYEKSPRYFENTIPNIDKSIKKVGVFVNASYNEIEEKVKLYDLDLVQLHGDENPEFCALIENNLVKVIKAFSIDNNFNFNSLKKYTNHCSYYLFDTKGPKYGGNGFAFDWSVLENYPFEKAYFLSGGIGLENTNDIELFFKKKQAKYCLAIDLNSKFEIEPGLKNLEIVSEFIEQLKQKL, translated from the coding sequence ATGAAATTTCCAAAGAACATCACGGAAATAGCAGCTTTACAACCAGACTATTTGGGCTTTATTTTCTATGAAAAATCACCCAGATATTTTGAAAATACAATTCCAAACATAGACAAATCAATAAAAAAAGTCGGCGTTTTTGTAAATGCTTCCTATAACGAAATTGAAGAAAAAGTAAAGTTATATGATTTGGATTTGGTGCAATTACACGGTGATGAAAACCCTGAATTTTGTGCTTTAATAGAAAATAATTTAGTTAAAGTTATAAAAGCTTTTAGCATAGATAATAATTTTAATTTCAATAGTTTAAAAAAATACACAAACCATTGTTCTTACTATCTTTTTGACACTAAAGGTCCTAAATACGGCGGTAACGGATTTGCATTTGATTGGTCAGTTTTAGAAAACTATCCTTTTGAAAAAGCTTATTTCTTAAGTGGCGGAATTGGATTAGAAAACACAAATGACATCGAATTATTCTTTAAAAAAAAACAAGCCAAATATTGTCTCGCCATCGACCTCAACAGTAAGTTTGAAATCGAGCCTGGATTGAAAAATCTTGAAATAGTAAGCGAATTTATAGAACAACTAAAACAAAAACTATGA
- the trpC gene encoding indole-3-glycerol phosphate synthase TrpC: protein MTILDQIIASKKREVALKKTIVSLQQLENTNLFNSKTNSLSKSILNSPFGIIAEHKRRSPSKATINHDLSVEEIVKGYENAGASGISVLTDSQYFGGSLEDLLFAKATVNTPLLRKEFIIDEYQLLEAKAFGADAILLIAGVLTRNEIKTLSEFAQSIALEVLLEVHNQEELEKSIMPSLDIIGINNRNLKTFEVSLQNSIDLATQIPNDFIKISESGLSSSNDIKLLKNHGFQGFLIGENFMKTDNPGKSLEQFINQLRG from the coding sequence ATGACCATTTTAGATCAAATAATAGCCAGTAAAAAACGAGAAGTTGCCCTAAAGAAAACAATTGTCTCTTTGCAACAATTGGAAAACACTAATTTGTTTAATTCCAAAACTAACTCATTAAGTAAATCAATCCTCAATTCACCTTTCGGAATTATTGCAGAACACAAACGTCGCTCCCCTTCTAAAGCAACTATAAATCATGACTTATCCGTGGAAGAAATTGTCAAAGGATATGAAAATGCTGGTGCTAGCGGAATTTCTGTTTTAACAGACAGTCAGTATTTTGGCGGTTCATTAGAGGATTTACTATTCGCAAAAGCAACAGTAAATACACCATTACTTCGGAAAGAATTTATTATAGATGAATATCAATTGCTAGAAGCAAAAGCTTTTGGTGCCGATGCTATTCTATTGATTGCTGGAGTTTTAACTAGGAATGAAATCAAAACACTATCAGAGTTTGCTCAATCAATTGCCCTAGAAGTTTTATTAGAAGTACACAATCAAGAAGAACTTGAAAAAAGCATCATGCCAAGTCTTGATATCATTGGTATAAACAACCGAAATCTCAAAACGTTTGAAGTGAGTTTGCAAAACAGTATTGATTTGGCCACCCAAATTCCGAATGACTTTATCAAAATATCTGAAAGTGGTTTAAGTTCATCCAATGATATCAAACTTTTAAAAAATCATGGATTTCAGGGATTTCTAATAGGGGAAAACTTTATGAAAACGGATAATCCAGGGAAAAGTTTAGAACAATTTATCAATCAACTAAGAGGATAA
- the trpD gene encoding anthranilate phosphoribosyltransferase, whose product MKTILNRLINHESLSKEEAKSVLVNISSGLYNQSQIASFLTVYMMRNITIEELSGFREALLELCIPIDFSAYNTIDLCGTGGDGKDTFNISTLASFVTAGAGIQVAKHGNYGVSSISGSSNVMETLGVKFSNDSNFLTQCIEEANIAILHAPLFHPAMKNVGPIRKELGVKTFFNMLGPMVNPSFPKNQLVGVFSLELARMYAYLYQNTEVNYSILHALDGYDEISLTGDAKLISRNTETIINPYDFQLSKLQFEAIKGGETIEESATIFMNIISGKGTEAQQNVVCANAALAIATVENCTVLNAFEKAKESLQSGKALEKLQRLQQISKA is encoded by the coding sequence ATGAAAACCATTTTAAACCGATTAATTAATCACGAAAGCTTATCGAAAGAAGAGGCCAAATCCGTTTTGGTCAACATTTCCTCAGGGCTATATAATCAAAGTCAGATTGCTTCTTTTCTAACGGTTTATATGATGCGAAATATAACTATTGAGGAGCTTTCCGGATTTAGAGAAGCCTTGTTAGAACTTTGCATTCCAATAGATTTTTCGGCATACAACACGATTGATTTATGCGGGACAGGCGGTGATGGCAAAGACACTTTTAATATTTCAACTTTAGCATCATTTGTAACTGCTGGAGCTGGAATCCAAGTGGCTAAGCATGGAAATTATGGGGTGTCTTCTATTTCTGGATCTAGTAATGTCATGGAAACCTTGGGAGTGAAATTCAGCAATGATTCGAATTTTTTAACCCAGTGCATTGAAGAAGCTAATATTGCAATTCTTCATGCACCACTCTTCCATCCTGCTATGAAAAATGTGGGGCCAATTCGAAAGGAATTAGGCGTTAAAACTTTCTTCAATATGCTTGGACCAATGGTAAATCCATCGTTTCCAAAAAATCAATTAGTGGGTGTTTTTAGTTTAGAGTTGGCTCGAATGTATGCGTATTTATATCAAAATACCGAAGTAAATTATTCCATTCTACATGCCTTGGATGGGTATGATGAAATATCATTAACTGGTGATGCCAAACTGATTAGTAGAAATACTGAAACCATAATTAACCCATATGATTTTCAGCTTTCAAAATTGCAATTTGAAGCTATTAAAGGAGGAGAAACCATTGAAGAATCTGCTACTATTTTTATGAATATCATCTCTGGAAAGGGTACTGAAGCACAACAAAATGTGGTTTGTGCCAATGCTGCTTTAGCGATTGCAACAGTAGAAAATTGTACCGTTTTAAATGCATTCGAGAAAGCAAAAGAAAGCCTACAATCAGGAAAAGCACTAGAAAAATTGCAAAGACTTCAACAAATTAGTAAAGCCTAA
- a CDS encoding anthranilate synthase component II: protein MKTIAVIDNYDSFTYNLVHYLEDLNTKVTVFRNDEFELDELEMFDKILLSPGPGIPDEAGLLKAVISKYAETKSILGVCLGQQAIGEVFGGSLINLEKVYHGVATKVTQSVTDETLFNGLPNEFEVGRYHSWVVANTDFPTVLEITSTDQNGEIMSLRHKTLDVKGVQFHPESVLTPFGKQILENWINS, encoded by the coding sequence ATGAAAACAATAGCCGTTATTGATAATTACGACAGTTTCACGTATAATTTGGTTCATTATTTAGAAGATTTAAATACTAAAGTTACTGTGTTCAGAAACGATGAATTTGAATTAGATGAATTAGAAATGTTTGATAAAATTTTGTTATCTCCAGGTCCCGGAATACCTGATGAAGCTGGTTTACTGAAAGCTGTAATTTCAAAATATGCTGAGACTAAAAGTATTCTGGGAGTATGTTTGGGGCAACAAGCCATCGGAGAAGTATTTGGCGGAAGCCTAATTAATTTGGAAAAAGTATATCACGGGGTAGCTACAAAAGTAACTCAATCTGTAACGGATGAAACATTATTTAACGGTTTGCCCAATGAATTTGAAGTTGGACGTTATCATTCATGGGTAGTGGCTAATACCGATTTTCCAACGGTTTTAGAAATCACTTCAACGGATCAAAATGGAGAAATTATGTCATTGCGTCACAAAACATTAGATGTGAAAGGAGTACAATTTCACCCTGAAAGCGTTCTAACTCCTTTTGGAAAACAAATTTTAGAAAACTGGATTAACTCATGA
- a CDS encoding anthranilate synthase component I family protein: protein MQQFNLYTSYKQILADTITPVSIYLKIRDKFPNSILLESSDYHTADNSFSYICCNPIASIKIENNTIVKTFPNGTSELVTILSNTNVPSIIEEFAEQFKLEKNNFKFINNGLFGYTSYDAVHYFEKIEITKKEQDIAIPELYYAVYKNIIAINHFKNEAYIFCHNIDTDNNIKEIEQLLQTKTFASYSFTKEGDTISNLTDEEFKNNVALAKKHCHRGDVFQLVLSRRFSQAFKGDEFNVYRALRNINPSPYLFFFDYGNFKIFGSSPEAQLIIKNKHAEIHPIAGTFKRTGNDEQDAELAKKLSEDAKENSEHVMLVDLARNDLSRNCSDVKVEKYKEVQFFSHVIHLVSKVTGKLKGSSMKLVANTFPAGTLSGTPKHKAMQLIESIENRNRTFYGGAIGFMDFEGNFNHAIMIRTFLSKNHQLHYQAGAGIVESSTEENEMQEVYNKLGALNKALELAETI from the coding sequence ATGCAACAATTTAATTTATATACTAGTTACAAGCAAATCCTGGCCGACACCATAACGCCAGTGAGCATTTATTTGAAAATTAGAGACAAATTTCCCAATAGTATTTTATTGGAAAGCAGTGACTATCACACCGCCGACAATAGCTTTTCTTATATCTGTTGCAATCCAATAGCTTCCATCAAAATAGAAAATAATACCATTGTAAAGACTTTTCCAAACGGAACTTCAGAACTAGTAACTATTTTGTCGAATACAAATGTTCCTAGTATAATTGAAGAATTTGCAGAGCAATTCAAACTAGAGAAAAATAATTTCAAATTTATAAACAACGGTCTTTTTGGCTATACAAGTTATGATGCCGTTCACTATTTTGAAAAAATAGAGATTACTAAAAAAGAACAAGACATAGCTATTCCAGAACTCTACTATGCGGTTTATAAAAATATTATTGCCATCAATCATTTCAAAAATGAAGCCTATATCTTTTGCCATAATATTGACACCGATAATAACATAAAAGAAATTGAACAATTACTACAAACTAAAACTTTTGCTAGTTATAGTTTTACTAAAGAAGGCGATACCATTTCCAATTTAACGGATGAAGAATTTAAAAACAATGTGGCTTTAGCCAAAAAACACTGTCATCGTGGCGATGTTTTTCAACTAGTTTTGTCTCGACGATTTTCACAAGCTTTTAAAGGAGATGAGTTCAATGTTTACAGAGCGTTACGCAATATTAACCCTTCGCCCTATTTATTCTTTTTTGATTATGGCAATTTCAAAATATTTGGCTCATCTCCCGAAGCACAATTGATTATCAAAAACAAACATGCTGAAATTCATCCAATAGCAGGGACTTTCAAACGAACTGGAAACGACGAACAAGATGCCGAATTAGCCAAAAAGCTTTCAGAGGATGCTAAAGAAAATAGCGAACATGTGATGCTTGTAGATTTAGCTCGAAATGATTTGAGTCGAAATTGTAGCGATGTCAAAGTCGAGAAATACAAAGAAGTCCAATTCTTTTCTCATGTAATTCATTTGGTGTCAAAAGTTACCGGAAAATTAAAAGGAAGTTCCATGAAATTAGTAGCCAACACTTTCCCTGCTGGCACATTAAGTGGTACTCCAAAACACAAAGCCATGCAATTGATAGAAAGTATTGAAAACAGAAATCGAACTTTTTATGGAGGAGCCATAGGCTTTATGGACTTTGAAGGGAATTTTAATCATGCCATTATGATTCGAACTTTCCTATCAAAAAATCATCAATTACATTACCAAGCAGGTGCGGGAATCGTAGAAAGTTCAACTGAAGAAAATGAAATGCAAGAGGTATACAATAAACTAGGAGCGCTCAACAAGGCACTAGAATTAGCAGAAACAATATAA
- a CDS encoding YceI family protein: protein MKNLKTIAIALLVAFGTTLATAQTKKVDTQKSTITWNAKKVTGEHSGTVNFKEGNLIFKSGKLAGGNFTVDMTSLVATDLSGDWKVKLEGHLKSEDFFGTEKNPTSTLVFKKIATKPNGVYTVTADLTIKGITNPVTFDLTVKGNTATTVVTIDRTKYGIKYNSKNFFESIGDKAIYDDFTLTVNLQF from the coding sequence ATGAAAAATTTAAAAACTATTGCAATTGCATTATTAGTAGCATTCGGAACGACTTTAGCTACTGCACAAACTAAAAAAGTTGACACTCAAAAAAGCACTATTACATGGAATGCCAAAAAAGTAACGGGTGAACACAGTGGAACTGTTAATTTTAAAGAAGGAAATTTAATCTTTAAAAGTGGAAAACTAGCTGGTGGAAATTTTACTGTAGATATGACTTCTTTAGTGGCTACTGATTTATCAGGCGACTGGAAAGTAAAATTAGAAGGTCACTTGAAATCAGAAGATTTCTTTGGAACTGAAAAAAACCCAACATCCACTTTAGTATTCAAAAAAATTGCTACTAAACCAAACGGAGTTTATACTGTAACTGCTGATTTAACAATCAAAGGAATAACAAATCCTGTAACTTTTGATTTGACAGTTAAAGGAAATACTGCAACTACTGTAGTAACTATCGACAGAACAAAATACGGTATCAAATACAATTCGAAAAATTTCTTTGAAAGCATTGGAGACAAAGCTATCTACGATGATTTTACTCTAACTGTTAACCTACAGTTCTAA
- a CDS encoding NAD(P)H-dependent oxidoreductase, with product MSNFIKNANWRYATKKFDASKKVSEEDLTTLKEAIRLSASSYGLQPYKVIFVENPDLRAQLQPAAWGQGQIVDASQLIVFANITNIGENEIDAYFKNLIETRGIPMEAVQGYSDFMKSKITTLPLEVRNTWTSKQTYLALGNLLNAAAELNIDVTPMEGFDAAQFNEILGLDQLGLNASLVATVGYRHAEDDTQHYAKVRKSNEELFIKL from the coding sequence ATGAGTAATTTTATTAAAAATGCCAACTGGCGTTATGCCACCAAAAAATTTGATGCTTCCAAAAAAGTATCTGAAGAAGATTTAACAACACTTAAAGAAGCTATCCGTTTATCGGCTTCCTCTTATGGTTTGCAACCCTACAAAGTGATTTTTGTTGAAAATCCAGATTTGAGAGCTCAATTACAACCAGCCGCTTGGGGACAAGGTCAAATTGTTGATGCTTCACAACTAATTGTTTTTGCAAACATCACAAACATAGGAGAAAATGAAATTGACGCTTATTTCAAAAACCTAATAGAAACAAGAGGGATTCCAATGGAAGCCGTTCAAGGGTATAGTGATTTCATGAAATCAAAAATTACTACTCTTCCTCTAGAAGTTAGAAATACTTGGACATCAAAACAAACGTATTTGGCATTAGGGAATTTATTAAATGCTGCTGCGGAATTAAATATTGATGTTACCCCGATGGAAGGATTTGACGCTGCTCAATTTAATGAAATTCTTGGTTTAGACCAATTAGGATTAAATGCTTCATTAGTAGCAACTGTTGGTTATCGTCATGCTGAAGATGATACGCAACATTACGCAAAAGTGCGTAAATCAAATGAAGAATTATTCATCAAATTATAA
- a CDS encoding MarR family winged helix-turn-helix transcriptional regulator, whose protein sequence is MKIEEIIKSTVAMDDAKKVILNIMYTQNVINDKFSEILKPYDLSGEQYNVLRILRGQKGCPANMCIIQERMLAKNSNTTRLIDKLLLKDFVTREVCPENRRKIEVLITQKGLDVLTALDPKVNNHEQVFAANLSSEELVTLNHLLEKYRNN, encoded by the coding sequence ATGAAAATAGAAGAAATCATAAAATCGACAGTGGCTATGGATGATGCTAAAAAAGTCATTCTGAATATTATGTACACACAAAATGTGATAAATGATAAGTTTAGTGAAATACTAAAGCCTTATGATTTGTCTGGTGAACAATACAACGTTTTGAGAATTTTAAGAGGACAAAAAGGATGCCCTGCTAATATGTGTATCATTCAGGAACGGATGTTAGCCAAAAATAGTAACACTACCCGACTGATTGACAAACTATTATTAAAAGATTTTGTTACCCGGGAAGTTTGTCCTGAAAATCGCAGAAAAATAGAAGTATTGATTACCCAAAAAGGATTGGATGTTTTAACTGCTTTAGATCCAAAAGTAAACAATCATGAACAAGTTTTTGCTGCCAATTTATCATCAGAAGAATTAGTTACATTAAATCATTTATTAGAAAAATACAGAAACAATTAA
- a CDS encoding rhodanese-like domain-containing protein, with product MDLSQKDWQSQLEEDSNAVILDVRTADEWSEGIIPNAVLNDIYKGQAFIYRLEELDPSKNYYVYCKAGGRSAQACAIMNQMGFENTYNLEGGFMNWKGPVVFPEE from the coding sequence ATGGATTTATCACAAAAAGATTGGCAATCACAATTAGAAGAGGACAGCAATGCGGTTATTTTAGATGTAAGAACTGCTGATGAATGGAGCGAAGGAATTATTCCCAATGCAGTATTAAACGATATCTACAAAGGTCAGGCATTTATCTATAGATTGGAAGAGTTAGATCCTAGCAAAAATTATTATGTCTATTGTAAAGCCGGAGGGAGAAGTGCGCAAGCTTGCGCTATCATGAATCAAATGGGTTTTGAAAACACTTATAATCTTGAAGGAGGTTTTATGAATTGGAAAGGACCTGTTGTTTTTCCAGAAGAATAA
- a CDS encoding NAD(P)/FAD-dependent oxidoreductase, with protein MNIPNSSLKRVVIIGGGFAGIALAKKLKNKNLQVVLLDKHNYHTFQPLLYQVATGGLEAGSIAYPIRKVIQEYPNFYFRLTSVKEIDTHNQKIISEIGDLNYDYLVIATGSKTNYFGNKEIERNAMSMKTIPQSLNIRSLILENFEQAVLIKDEAERNALMNFVLVGAGPTGVELAGALAEMKKAILQKDYPDLDISKMQINLIQSNDRVLNTMSEKSSKAAEEFLLQLGVKIWKNIRVTNYDGRIITTNTELTFDSATVIWTAGVQGAKVNGLDAKSLVEKVERIRVNQYNQVIGYDNIFAVGDIASMETEKYPQGHPMMAQPAIQQGELLGENLIRLLRMQKMVAFEYNDKGSMATIGRNLAVVDLPHYHFSGVFAWFVWMFVHLFSLIGFKNKAVVFLNWVYNYIWFDREGRLIIRPYKKKSFTTFTNDEV; from the coding sequence ATGAATATTCCTAATAGTTCTCTGAAAAGAGTAGTCATCATAGGTGGTGGATTTGCAGGCATCGCTTTAGCCAAAAAACTTAAAAATAAAAACCTTCAAGTAGTTTTACTTGACAAACACAACTATCATACTTTTCAACCCTTATTGTACCAAGTGGCTACAGGAGGGTTAGAAGCAGGATCGATTGCTTATCCTATTCGAAAAGTCATTCAGGAATATCCTAATTTTTATTTTAGATTAACTTCTGTCAAAGAAATTGACACACACAATCAAAAAATCATTTCTGAAATTGGCGATTTAAATTATGATTACTTGGTCATTGCTACAGGTTCTAAAACCAATTATTTTGGCAATAAAGAAATAGAACGCAATGCCATGTCAATGAAGACCATTCCACAGTCACTAAATATCCGTAGTTTGATTTTAGAAAACTTCGAACAGGCTGTTTTGATTAAAGATGAGGCTGAACGAAATGCTTTAATGAATTTTGTTCTTGTAGGTGCTGGTCCAACTGGAGTAGAATTAGCTGGGGCTTTGGCCGAAATGAAAAAAGCCATTCTTCAAAAAGATTATCCTGATTTGGATATCTCCAAAATGCAAATCAATTTAATTCAAAGCAACGATAGAGTTTTGAACACAATGAGTGAGAAATCCTCAAAAGCGGCTGAAGAATTTTTATTACAATTAGGAGTGAAAATTTGGAAAAACATTCGCGTTACTAATTACGATGGAAGAATAATAACTACCAATACCGAATTGACATTTGATTCTGCCACCGTTATTTGGACAGCTGGAGTTCAAGGCGCTAAAGTGAATGGTTTGGATGCTAAATCATTGGTAGAAAAAGTTGAGAGAATAAGAGTAAATCAATACAATCAAGTGATAGGATACGACAATATCTTTGCTGTAGGTGATATCGCTTCAATGGAAACAGAAAAATATCCTCAAGGTCATCCCATGATGGCACAACCTGCAATACAACAAGGGGAGTTATTGGGAGAAAATTTAATTCGATTACTGCGTATGCAAAAGATGGTAGCGTTTGAATACAATGATAAAGGTTCTATGGCTACAATTGGTAGAAACTTAGCTGTGGTTGATTTGCCTCATTATCATTTTAGTGGTGTTTTTGCCTGGTTTGTGTGGATGTTTGTTCATTTGTTTTCTCTTATAGGTTTCAAAAATAAAGCAGTAGTTTTCTTGAATTGGGTTTACAATTACATTTGGTTTGACCGTGAAGGAAGATTAATTATTAGACCATACAAAAAGAAAAGTTTCACTACTTTTACTAATGATGAAGTTTAG
- a CDS encoding M15 family metallopeptidase, which translates to MKRIIYLTLITMLLFSCKSNYLDSRKSPVLLDITKEVDSNAFVNLRNYSRDFIFDMKYATADNFLKDKVYPCDECFLRVKTVKALLAANKSFLNKGFRIKLYDCYRPKSIQKKMWKIVPDANFVANPKKGSIHNRGGAVDISLVDSLGIEVNMGTKFDFFGKEASHNFQNLSPEILSNRKFLKEIMLQNNFKSFDSEWWHYNLTGSNKDQVSNLKWRCQN; encoded by the coding sequence ATGAAACGAATAATTTATTTGACCCTAATAACAATGCTATTGTTCTCCTGCAAATCAAATTACCTTGATTCTAGGAAATCTCCAGTTTTACTTGATATAACTAAAGAAGTGGATAGTAATGCTTTTGTCAATTTAAGAAATTACAGTCGCGACTTTATTTTTGACATGAAATATGCCACTGCTGATAATTTTCTTAAAGATAAAGTATATCCTTGTGATGAATGTTTCCTCCGTGTAAAAACAGTAAAAGCATTATTGGCCGCTAATAAATCGTTTTTAAACAAAGGTTTCAGAATAAAATTGTATGACTGTTATCGCCCCAAATCGATTCAAAAGAAAATGTGGAAAATAGTACCTGATGCTAATTTTGTGGCTAATCCTAAAAAGGGATCAATTCACAATCGAGGAGGAGCAGTAGATATTTCCTTAGTTGACTCACTTGGAATTGAAGTTAACATGGGTACAAAGTTTGACTTTTTTGGAAAAGAAGCCAGTCATAATTTTCAAAATCTTTCCCCAGAAATTCTGTCTAATAGAAAGTTTTTAAAAGAGATTATGCTTCAAAATAATTTTAAATCCTTCGATTCCGAATGGTGGCATTATAACTTAACCGGAAGTAATAAAGACCAGGTTTCTAACTTAAAATGGCGTTGTCAAAATTAG